From the genome of Pseudomonas sihuiensis:
GCTGGGGTTGTCGAAGTAGTGCGCTTCGACCTGGGCGGCAACGCCACCTTCGGCCTTGCTCAGCAGGTTCGACACGCGCTTGTTGGCGGCGGCCAGGGCAGCGGCCTGCGGCAGCTTGCGGAAGGCCTGCACGGCCTGCACGCGCTGGTCGAAGTCCAGCGGCGAGGTCGGACCCACCGCACGCACCGCCTGGTACACGGCGACTTCGATGCCTTCGTCTTCGTAGCGCGCACGCAGGCGGTCGAAGATGAACTCCAGCACCTGAGCAGCCAGACCGTCGGTCTTGATCTTGCCGGCGTACTGGGCCACGGCGAAGTCGACCGTAGTGGCCAGGTCCAGATCCAGGCCCTTCTCGATCAGGATGCGTAGCACGCCGAGGGCGGCGCGACGCAGGGCGTACGGGTCCTTCGAGCCGGTCGGCAGCATGCCGATGCCGAAGATGCCGACCAGGGTGTCGAGCTTGTCGGCCACGGCCACGGCAGCGCCAGTCAGGGTGCTCGGCAGTTCGGCGCCGGCACCGCGCGGCATGTACTGCTCGTTCAGGGCCAGGGCGACGTCCTGCGGCTCACCGTCGTTGAGCGCGTAGTAGTAACCGGCGATGCCCTGCATCTCGGGGAATTCGCCGACCATCTCGGTGGCCAGGTCGCATTTAGACAGCAGGCCGGCACGGGCGGCGCGCTGGGCGTCGCCACCGACTTCGCGGGCGATAAAACCGGCGAGCGCCGATACCCGCTGGGCCTTTTCAAATACCGAACCGAGCTGGGCCTGGAACACCACGTTGGCCAGGCGCTGGTTGAAGCCTTCGAGCTTCTGCTTCTTGTCCTGCTTGAAGAAGAACTCGGCGTCGGTCAGGCGCGGGCGCACCACCTTCTCGTTACCCGAGACGATCTGCGCCGGGTCCTTGGACTCGACGTTGGCCACGGTGATGAAGCGCGGCAGCAGCTTGCCGTTCGCATCGAGCAGGCAGAAGTACTTCTGGTTGTCCTGCATGGTGCTGATCAGCGCCTCCTGCGGCACCTCGAGGAAGCGTTCCTCGAACGAGCAGACCAGCGGCACCGGCCATTCCACCAGGGCGGTGACTTCGTCCAGCAGCGCCGGCGGCACGATGGCCGTGCCCTGCTCGGCCGCAGCCAGTTCGTCGACGCGGCGGCTGATGAGCTCGCGGCGTTCGGCGAAGTCGGCCAGCACGTAGGCGCTGCGCAGGTCTTCGGCGTAGTTGGCCGGACTACTGATGCGCACGTCACGGTTGGCGTGGAAGCGGTGGCCACGGGACACGCGACCAGCCTTCTGCGCGAGGATCTCGCAGTCGACCACGGCGTCGCCGAACAGCATCACCAGCCATTGGGTCGGGCGCACGAATTCGTCGCGGCGGGCGGCCCAGCGCATGCGTTTCGGGATCGGCAGGTCGTTCAGCGAGTCCTGCACGATGGTCGGCAGCAGGTTGACTGCTGGCTGACCAGGGATGTGCTGGGCGAAGCGCAGTTTCGCCCCGCTGCGGTCGATCTCGGCGATATCCACGCCGCACTTGCGGGCGAAGCCCAGGGCGGCCTGGGTCGGGTTGCCGTCGGCGTCGAAGGCGGCCTGGATGGGCGGACCGTCGAGGTTCATGCTGCGGTCGGCCTGCTGCTCTTCGAGCTGCTCGACCAGCACTGCCAGGCGACGGGGCGCGGCGTACACGCGGCTGGCGGCATAGCCCAGGCCGGCGGCCTTGAGGCCTTTCTCGATACCGGCGAGGAAGGCCTCACCGAGGCTTTTCAGGGCTTTCGGTGGCAGCTCTTCGGTGCCCAGTTCGACCAGGAAATCTTGTGCACTCATGCTTGCGCCTCCAGCTTGGCCAGTACTTCGTCACGCAGTTCGGGGGTGGCCATGGGGAAGCCGAGCTTGGCGCGCGCCTGCAGGTAGCTCTGCGCTACCGCACGGGCCAGGGTGCGCACGCGCAGGATGTACTGCTGGCGCGCGGTCACTGAAATAGCGCGGCGGGCGTCGAGCAGGTTGAAGGTGTGCGAGGCCTTGAGCACCATCTCGTAGGTCGGCAGCGGCAGCTCCAGCTCGATCAGGCGATTGGCTTCGCTCTCGTAGAAATCGAACAGCTCGAACAGCTTCTCGACATTGGCGTGCTCGAAGTTGTAGGTGGACTGCTCCACTTCGTTCTGGTGGAACACGTCGCCATAGGTCACGGTGCCGAACGGGCCGTCGGTCCAAATCAGGTCGTAGACCGAGTCGACGCCCTGCAGGTACATGGCCAGGCGCTCCAGGCCGTAGGTGATCTCGCCGGTCACCGGGTAGCACTCGATGCCACCGACCTGCTGGAAGTAGGTGAACTGGGTGACTTCCATGCCGTTGAGCCAGATTTCCCAGCCCAGGCCCCAGGCGCCGAGGGTCGGCGATTCCCAGTTGTCTTCGACGAAGCGGATGTCGTGCACTTCCGGGTCGAGGCCGATGGCCTTCAGCGAACCCAGGTACAGCTCTTGGAAGTTCTCCGGGTTGGGCTTCAAGACCACCTGGAACTGGTAGTAGTGCTGCAGGCGGTTGGGGTTTTCGCCATAGCGGCCATCGGTGGGGCGACGCGAAGGCTGCACGTAGGCGGCGTTCCAGGTCTCCGGGCCGACGGCGCGCAGGAATGTGGCGGTGTGGAAGGTGCCGGCGCCCACTTCCATGTCGTAGGGTTGCAGCACCACGCAGCCCTGCTCGGCCCAGTAGTTCTGCAGGGCCAGGATCAGGTCCTGGAAGGTGCGCACGGCAGGCTTGGTCTGGCTCACGAAAAAATCACCTGTGGAGGCTTGCGAGGGAAAGCCGGGGAGTATATCGAAACTCGGCGCAGGCCGCAGGGTACGGCACATCGGCATCATTCAAGTCACATTAGACTGTATTTATATCCAGTTATTTTGCCGCTATAGTCGTCGCTTCGACCCCCGACCGAGGCTTACCGCCATGCCCCGCTGCTTCTGGTGTACCGACGATCCACTGTACCAGGCCTATCACGACGAGGAATGGGGCGTGCCGCAGCGCGATGCCGGCCATCTGTTCGAGATGCTGCTGCTCGAAGGCGCGCAGGCCGGCCTGTCGTGGATCACTGTGCTGAAGAAGCGCGAGCGCTATCGCCAGGTGTTGCATGGGTTCGATCCCGAGCGTCTGGCGCGCTTGAGCGATGAAGAGATCGAGGTGCTGATGCAGGACCCCGGGATCATCCGCAACCGCCTCAAGCTCAAGGCCGTGCGGCAGAACGCCCAGGCCTGGCTGAAGCTGGAGGATCCGGTGACCTGGCTCTGGTCGTTCGTCGGCGGCGAACCGAAGATCAACCACTTCAGCGACCGCAGCCAGATGCTGGCAGTGACGCCTGAAGCCGAGGCGATGAGCAAGGCGTTGCGCAAGGCTGGCTTCAACTTCGTCGGACCGACCATCTGCTATGCCTTCATGCAGGCCACGGGTATGGTGATGGACCACACCACCGACTGCGACCGCTATGCGCAACTGAAGGGCTCATGACCACCATCACCACGCTGGATGAATTGCAGGCACTGTACGGCGAAAGCCACGAGCGCTCGCGGCGTAAGGAGTTGCCGCGGCTGATCGAACCCTACCGCGCGCTGATCGAAGCCTCGCCCTTCGTGGTGCTGGCGAGCGTTGGCCCGGATGGCCTGGATTGCTCGCCGCGTGGTGATGCGCCGGGCTTCGTGCAGGTTCTCGACGACCAGACCCTGCTGCTGCCGGATCGCCCCGGCAACAATCGCATCGACAGCCTGCGCAATATCGTGCTCAACCCGCAGGTGGCGCTGCTGTTCCTGATTCCGGGCGTCGGCGAGAGCCTGCGGGTCAACGGCCGTGCCGAAATCTCCCTCGACCCCGAGCTTCTGGAACTGGGCCGTGCCCAGGGCAAGCTGCCGCGCAGCGTGCTGCGCATCCATATCGACAGCTGCTACTTCCAGTGCTCCAAAGCGGCGGTGCGTTCCGGTCTGTGGGATGCATCGCGCCAGGTGGTGCGCGCCAGCCTGCCAAGTGCGGGCGACATCTTCCGCTGCATCTATGAGGAATTCGACGTCGAGGCCTACGAGCGCGATCTACAGCAGCGGCTGCGGACGAGCCTTTACTGACTGAGCTGGCCCTGGTCGTTACGCCTTGTCTCACCAACGTTTTTGAACGTCCTGTTAAACTGGGCGCTTTGCAGAAACGCTTGGAGTCTCTCGTGGAAAAACTCAAGGGCGCCCTGGTGGTCGGGTTCCTGCGTCTGTTCGCACTGCTGCCCTGGCGCGCCGTACAGGCCGTGGGCAATGCCATCGGCTGGCTGATGTGGAAGCTGCCGAACGGCTCGCGTGACGTGGTGCGCATCAACCTGAGCAAGTGCTTCCCGGAGCTGAATCAGGCCGAGCTGGACAAACTGGTCGGGCAAAGCCTCAAGGACATCGGCAAGACCCTGACCGAAAGTGCCTGCGCCTGGATCTGGCCGGCGCAGAAATCGCTCAAGCTGGTGCGTGAAGTGGAAGGCCTGGACGTGCTGCAGCAGGCGCTGGCGTCCGGCAAGGGCGTGGTCGGCATCACCAGCCATCTGGGCAACTGGGAAGTGCTCAACCACTTCTACTGCAACCAGTGCAAACCGATCATTTTCTACCGCCCGCCGAAGCTCAAGGCGGTCGACGAGCTGCTGCAGCAGCAGCGCGTGCAGATGGGCAACCGCGTCGCGCCGTCGACCAAGGAAGGCATCCTCAGTGTCATCAAGGAAGTACGCCGTGGCGGCGCCGTGGGCATTCCGGCCGACCCGGAGCCGAGCCGTTCGTCGGGTGTGTTCGTGCCCTTCCTCGGTACCACCGCGCTGACCAGCAAGTTCGTGCCGGGCATGCTCACCGGTGGCAAGGCGGTCGGTGTGTTCCTGCATGCGCTGCGTCTGCCGGATGGCCGCGGCTACAAGGTGATCCTCGAGGCGGCCCCCGAAGGGATGTACAGCGAGAACGTCGAAGAAGGCGTGGCGGCGATGAGCGAAGTGGTGTCGCGTTACGTGCGCAACTACCCGAGCCAGTACATGTGGAGCATGAAGCGCTTCAAGAAACGCCCGGATGGTGAGGCCAAGTGGTACTGACGTACTGCCACTGAGCACGATGATGAACGAAGGCGCCTCGATGGCGCCTTTTTTCTGTCGAGCGTTGGGAATTGCTTCGATTTTGCGTTATTAAAGGCTGCATCGTCCGCCTACCCCCGGAGCCGTCATGCCGAACCAGCGCCAGCAGGTGCGTACCCCGATGAAGTGCCGGATCAAGATCAGCCACCCCAGCTTCGGCGAGCTGTTGGCGCAGACTCGTGACCTGTCCGATAGCGGTGTCTACGTGAAGCATCCGGACATGGCCAGCTTGTCGGTCGGCACCGAAGTGATCGGCCAGGTGCAGGATTTGCCCTTCCCTGCGCCGGTATTGAAGATGGAAGTGATGCGCGTGGATGCTGAAGGGGCCGGCCTGAGGTTTCTCGGCGAGGCCTGAACGGAGCCAGCCAGTTCGGACATTCGCAACGAGCGTTTCGGCTCAATGGAACATTTTGTTACATCTACACTCTGATCTAGGCCTCACTCCGAGGTGGCGTCCATCAGAGGCGTTTTCGACATGAGTCGAGCGGTATCCGAACTCCCCGTCCAGGGCGCTGATGCGCCTGATCTTCTTCCTCCTTCACAACCCGGCTGGTTGCAACGCAACCGCCAACTGATCGGTCTCGGTCTCTCGCTGCTGTTGTTCGGCCTGGCGCTGGTCGCCTGCTGGCACCTGGTGCGCGAGATCAACCCGGATCAGGTGCGTGAATCCCTGGCGGCCGTGCCGCCGCAGGCCTTGCTCGCCGCCTTGCTGGCCACCGTGCTGGGCTTTTTGGTGATGCTCGCCTACGAGTGGTCAGCCAGCCGCTATGCGGGCGTCGACCTGCCGCCGCCGACCCTGGCACTCGGCGGTTTCTGCGCTTTTGCCATCGGCAATGCGGTGGGCCTGTCGGCGTTGTCCGGTGGTTCGGTGCGCTACCGCCTGTACGGGCGCAATGGGCTGAGCGCGGGCGATGTGGCGCGTATGAGCCTGTTCGCCAGCCTGTCGCTCGGCGTCAGCCTGCCGATCCTCGCAGCATTGGCGGCGCTGTTCGATCTCGAGGATGCCTCGGCCGCGCTGCACCTGTCCGAGCCGGTGCTGGCGGCGTTGGCTGTTGCCATACTGGTCGCCGCCACGGCCGTGGTGCTGCTGGTCAGCCGCAAACGCCTGGCCGAGTGCCCCGCGCCCGGCTGCTGGCAGGTGGATCTGGGACGTTTCAGTCTGCGTCTGCCGGGCCTACGCATGAGCCTGACGCAGTTGTTGATCAGCAGCCTGGATGTGCTGATTGCCGCCAGCGTGCTTTACCTGTTGTTGCCCGAGGCTCCGCCTTTCTCCTCCTTCGTGCTGGTCTACATGCTGGCGCTGGCGGCCGGTGTGCTGAGCCATGTACCGGGCGGTGTCGGGGTGTTCGAGGCAGTGCTGTTGGCGGCCTTTTCCTCGCGCATCGACCCGGCCGGTCTGGTCGCGGCGATGCTGCTCTATCGCCTGCTCTATGTGGTGCTACCGCTGGTGGCGGCCGGGCTCCTGCTGCTGGCTGCCGAGGCGCGCCGCTTGTGGTTTCCACGGCAGGTGGCGCGCGTGGCCAGCGGCATGGCGGTGCCGCTGCTGGCGCTGCTGGTGTTCTGCGCCGGTATGGTGCTGCTGTTCTCCGGGGTGACCCCCACTGTGGATGAGCATCTCGAGGCCCTGGGCTTTCTCATGCCACCGCAACTGATCGCTGCCTCGCACCTGGCGGCCAGCCTGGTGGGCACGCTTTGCCTGTTGCTGGCGCAAGGGCTGCGCCGGCGCCTGTCGGCGGCCTGGGCACTGACCCTGGTGCTGCTTTGCCTGGGTGTGGTGCTGTCATTGCTCAAGGGCTTCGACTGGCCGGAGGCCCTGGCCCTGGCGGCCATCGCCGGCTTGCTGGCGCTGTTTCGCCGCGAGTTCTACCGGCGCAGCCGGCTGATGGACGTGCCGGCATCCGGCCTGGCGCTGGCGGCCACGGCTGGAGTGATCGCCGCCTCGGTGTGGCTGCTGCTGTTCGTCTATCAAGATGTCGCCTACAGCCATCAGCTGTGGTGGCAGTTCGAGCTGGATGCCAACGCCCCGCGCGGCCTGCGGGCCGCACTGGGCAGCGCCCTGGTGCTGTTGGCCGTCGGCCTGACCTGGCTGTTGCGCGCCACACCACCGAGCATCAGCCTGCCGGACAGCGAGGCGTTGCTGCGTGCCCGCGCCATCGTTCAAGCCTCGCGCCAGCCGGAGGGCAGCCTGGCCCTGAGTGGCGACAAGGCGTTGCTGTTCCACCCTGATGGCGAAGCGTTTCTGATGTACGCGCTGCGCGGCCGCAGCCTGGTTGCACTGTTCGATCCTATTGGCCCGGCGGCGGCACGTGCCGAGCTGATCTGGCAGTTCCGTGACCTGTGTGACCGCCACCATGCGCGGCCGGTGTTCTACCAGGTGCGCGCGGAGAATCTGCCCGGCTATATCGACATAGGCCTGACCGCGCTGAAGCTCGGCGAAGAGGCGTTGGTGGACCTGAAAACCTTCGATCTGGCCAGCAACGGCAAGGAGATGAAGGCGCTGCGCTATACCTGGAATCGCGGTCAGCGCGATGGCCTGAGCCTGGAGTTCCATGCCCCCGGCCAGGTGCCGATGGCAGAGCTGCAGGCGATCTCCGATGCCTGGTTGCAGGGCAAGAACGTACGCGAGAAAGGCTTTTCCCTGGGCCGTTTCAGCCCCGAGTACCTGGCGCACTTTCGCGTCGTGGTGGTGCGTTTCGAAGGTCGTGCGGTGGCCTTCGCCAACCTGCTGGAATGCAAGACGCGCGCTGTGGCCAGCCTCGACCTGATGCGCGTGCTGCCGGATGCGCCGAAGTCGACCATGGAATTTCTCATGCTCGGCCTGATCCAGCAGTTCCAGAGCGAGGGCTATGCGCGCTTCAGCCTCGGCATGGTGCCGCTGGCCGGTCTGCAGACGCGCAAGGGGGCGCCGCTGCCGCTGCGCCTGGGTGCGCTGGTGTTCGACCGTGGTGAGAACTTCTACAACTTCCAGGGCCTGCGCCGCTTCAAGGACAAGTTCCTGCCGCAGTGGGAGCCGCGTTACCTGGCCGTGCCGGCCGGGCTCGATCCTTGGGTGGCATTGGCCGACACCGCCACGTTGATCGCTGGCGGCCTGGGTGGACTGGTGAGGCGCTGAGATGAGCAGGACGACAAGGAGGCTGGGTGGGTTGTTGCTGGTTGTGGCCCTGGCTGCAGGCGCAGTGGGTTGGTGGTCGATGCGTGCGGTACCGCATCTGCAGACGGTGCAGATACAGGGCAACTCGGCGCAACTGCTGAGCCAGGGGGACGCGCGTCAGCGTGTGCTGCTGCTCGCGCCTGCCGACCAGGCGCTGGACGAAACCACGCTACGCCGCTTTGCCGAAGTCGGCGATCTGCGCCTGCTGCAACTGCCCTTCTCGCCTGGCGACTGCAAGGCGCAACAGCAACTGATCAGCCTGGCCAGCGAGGAACTGAGCGGCGCCCCGACCCTGGTGGCCGGTATCGGCCCGGCAGCGGCCTCGGCCTGGCGCTGGCTGGCGGCGCAGCAGAGCGATGAGGCCCAGGCGCTGTCGGTCGGCTTCGACCTGGCCAAGCCCGATTGCGCCGAGCCATTGCCGAACAAGGCCGAGCACGGTCACTGGATCGCCCTGTGGAACGACAATCCGGGTGACGACAACGCCCGCTTCCTGCGTGAACAGTCCAACGGTGAGCCGCGTATCGGCGCGCTGAGCACGCCGCTGCCGACGCTGCTGGCCGATCAGTTGCAGCGCCTGCTCGCCAGTCAGGGCGCGGCTATGCCAGTGATCGAGCATCCTTCGGCGCAGCCGGCCGAAACTCTGACCCTGTTCTATTCCGGCGATGGCGGTTGGCGTGACCTCGACCGCGCGTCCGCCGAGCACATGGCCGCGGCCGGTTATCCGGTGGTGGGCATCGACACCCTGCGTTACTACTGGCAGCACAAGAGCCCGGAGCAGAGCGCCGCCGACCTGTCTCGGCTGATGCAGCAGTACCGCGACAAGTGGCATGTGCAGCGCTTCGTGCTGGCCGGTTATTCCTTCGGCGCCGACGTGCTGCCGGCGATCTACAACCGCTTGCCGGCCATCGATCAGCAGCAGATCGACGCGATGCTGCTGCTGGCCTTCGCCCGTAGCGGCAGTTTCGAGATCGCCGTCAGTGGCTGGCTCGGCAAGGATGGTGCGGAGGCGCCGACCAGCCCCGAACTGCGCAAGGTGCCGGCGGCCAAGGTGTATTGCATCTACGGCAGCGAGGAGACGGCCGAGAGCGGCTGCACCGAAGCCGGCGCTCCGGGGGAGCACCTGATGATCAAGGGCGGACACCACTTCGACGGTGATTACGCTGCGCTGGCGCAGAAGATGCTGGCGGCGATCAAGGCGCGCCAGCCGCGTTAGTCCCGCTGACGCATACCGATTCTGTAGGAGCGGATTCATCCGCGAAAAATCGCGGCTAAAGCCGCTCCTACAAGATTGCGCGCAGCAGGGCGTGAACCCATCCTCAATTGGCCTCGTTCACCGCACTCAGAAACGCCTTGGTTCGCTCCTGCTGTGGGTTGCCGAACAGTTGATCCGGCGTGCCCTGTTCATGGATGCAGCCCTGGTGAAAGAAGCACACACGGTCGGCGAACTCGCGGGCGAAGCCCATCTGGTGGGTGACCATCAGCATGGTCAGGTTGTGCTCGCTGCCTAGACGGCGGATGACATTGAGCACCTCGCCGCACAGTTCCGGGTCGAGCGCCGAGGTCACTTCGTCGAACAGCATCACCTTGGGCCGCATCGCCAGCGCACGGGCGATGGCCACGCGCTGCTGCTGACCGCCGGAGAGCTGCAAGGGGAAATGGCGCAGCTTCTCGCCCAGGCCGACCATTGCCAGCAGGTCCTCGGCGCGTTCGGTGGCCTCCTTCCTGCCCATGCCGAGCACCTGCATCGGCGCCTCGATCACGTTTTGCAGCGCGCACATGTGCGGGAACAGGTTGAAGCTCTGGAACACCATGCCGATCTTGCCGCGCACCTTGCGCTGGTGGCTGGCGCTGGCGGGCACCAGACGACCGTCGCGGCCGGGCATGTGGGTGAGAGGTTCGTCGTCGACCGAGATCACCCCTTCGTCGATGCTCTCCAGAGTCATCAACGCGCGCAGCAGGGTCGATTTGCCCGAACCGCTGGGGCCGATGATCGCCACCTTTTCGCCGGGGGCGACGTCCAGGTTGAGCTTGTTGAGCACGGTGAGATTGCCGTAACGCTTGGTCACGTCGGTGAAGCGAACGATGGGCTGGGGCATTGAGGAACTCCCGGCAGCGTCTGTGGAGTTGAGGAAAGCAGTCATCGGGCAGTGACCTCCAGCCGATCTTCCACGCGCCGCACGCACCAGGCCAGGGCCAGGCTGAGCAGCAGGAAGAAAAGACCGACCATGGTGATGGGCTCGAGGTAGCGGAAGCTCTCCGAGCCGATGTTCTTGGCTTGCTGCATGATCTCCACCACGGTGATGGCCGACAGCACCGGGGTGTCCTTGAGCATGGCCACCAGGTAGTTGCCCAGCGCCGGCAGGATCGGCCGCAGTGCCTGCGGCAGGATGATCTGCCGGTAGGCCGACAGCGGCGACATGTTCAATGCCGTCACCGCTTCCCACTGGCCACGCGGCACGGCATCCAGCCCGGCGCGATACACCTCGGCGGTGTAGCAGGCGTAGTGCAGGGCGATGCCGAGGATGCCCGCCTGCAGCGCGGTGAGATTCAGGCCGTAGTTGGGGAACACGTAGAACAGGAAGTACACCTGGATCAGCAGCGGCGTGCTGCGGATGAACTCGATCAGCCCGGCCACCGGCCAGGACAGCCACAGGTGCTTGCTGCGCCGGGCGATGGCCAGCAGCAGGCCGAGGACGATGGCGATGGCAAAACCGGCGAAGGTGATCAGCAGGGTATTGAGCGAGGCCTTGAGCAGATCCGGGAGGATGCTCAGGGCGAAATCCCAGTCGAAGAAATTCATTGCAGGCCTCCGCGCATCCGGCCACGGCTCAGGCGTTTTTCCAGCAGGCGCATGCCGAGGTTGATCACCTGGGCCATGACGAAATACAGCAGCAGGGTCAGGGCGAAGATCTCCAGCGTCATGAAGGTCGCCTGATCCAGCTGACGGGCGCGGAAGGCCAGGTCAGACAGGGTGATCAGCGATACCAGCGAGGTGTTCTTCAGTAGTTCGATCAGCAGGTTGGTACCTGGTGGAATCGCCGCCAGCAGCGCCTGCGGCAGGATGATGCGCAGGAAGCGTTTCGAGGGTCGCATGTTCAGTGCCGTACAGGCCTCGTACTGACCCTTGGCCACCGAGCGTATCGCGCCGCGCATCACTTCCGCGCCATAGGCACCGATATGCAGGCCGAGGCCGACGACGGCCACGGTGAAGGCGCTCATCTCGACGTTGAATGGCGGCATCGGCAGCACGAAATACAGCCAGAACAGCTGCACCAGCAGCGAGGTGCCGCGAAAGATTTCGATGTAGGTGATCGCCAGCCAGCGCAGCGGGCCAATTGGCGACAGCCTGCCCAGGGCAGCGATCACCGCGCTGACGATGGCCAGCAGCGAGCCCCAGAAGGTGACTTGCACGGTGACCCAGGCGCCTTGCAGCAGCAGGGGAAGAAGATCGGTCATGGATGTCTACCGCTCTATGCAGGGAAATACACCACGCACCTGGGTGCGCGGCGTTACCCGTGCATTACTGGCCGCAGAGTTCGGCGGCGGTCTTGTCGGTGATGTTGGACTGGTCGAAGCCGAAGGGCCCCACCGTGGCCAGGTGCTCTTCGCTGCCCAGCCACTGCTTCAGCTCGGCATTCACCGCATCGCGCAGCTCCTTGTCTTCCGGGCGGAAGGCCAGGGCGCCGTAACCGGTATGGGCCGGATCGTCCTTGAATTCGGCGATGGCTTCGACGCTGTCGCCGCCCTTGTCGGCCAGGCCCTTCATGGTCAGCTGGGTGCCGACGGCGGCATCGGCACGCCCGGCGCGCACGGCCTGCAACTGTGCGGTGGTGTCCGGCACCTGGAGGATCTGGTCGTTGGTGATGCCGGCGCTGCGGGCATAACCCAGGTTCACCGTGCCGGACATGATCGCCACCTTGGCCCCACTCTTGGCGATGTCTTCGTAGCTGTGCAGGCCCTTCGGGTTACCGGTTTTCACCAGTAGGGTGTCGGGCAGTTGGTAGTGCGGGTCGGTGAACAGCACCTGCTTGCAGCGCTCGGGGGTGATGTACATGCCGGCGGCGATCAGGTCGAAGCGGCTGGCGCGAAGGCCGGGGATCAGCGAACCCCATTCGGTGAGCACCGGGTTGATCTTCTCGACGCCCATGCGCTC
Proteins encoded in this window:
- a CDS encoding pyridoxamine 5'-phosphate oxidase family protein, with protein sequence MTTITTLDELQALYGESHERSRRKELPRLIEPYRALIEASPFVVLASVGPDGLDCSPRGDAPGFVQVLDDQTLLLPDRPGNNRIDSLRNIVLNPQVALLFLIPGVGESLRVNGRAEISLDPELLELGRAQGKLPRSVLRIHIDSCYFQCSKAAVRSGLWDASRQVVRASLPSAGDIFRCIYEEFDVEAYERDLQQRLRTSLY
- a CDS encoding DNA-3-methyladenine glycosylase I; its protein translation is MPRCFWCTDDPLYQAYHDEEWGVPQRDAGHLFEMLLLEGAQAGLSWITVLKKRERYRQVLHGFDPERLARLSDEEIEVLMQDPGIIRNRLKLKAVRQNAQAWLKLEDPVTWLWSFVGGEPKINHFSDRSQMLAVTPEAEAMSKALRKAGFNFVGPTICYAFMQATGMVMDHTTDCDRYAQLKGS
- a CDS encoding lysophospholipid acyltransferase; amino-acid sequence: MEKLKGALVVGFLRLFALLPWRAVQAVGNAIGWLMWKLPNGSRDVVRINLSKCFPELNQAELDKLVGQSLKDIGKTLTESACAWIWPAQKSLKLVREVEGLDVLQQALASGKGVVGITSHLGNWEVLNHFYCNQCKPIIFYRPPKLKAVDELLQQQRVQMGNRVAPSTKEGILSVIKEVRRGGAVGIPADPEPSRSSGVFVPFLGTTALTSKFVPGMLTGGKAVGVFLHALRLPDGRGYKVILEAAPEGMYSENVEEGVAAMSEVVSRYVRNYPSQYMWSMKRFKKRPDGEAKWY
- a CDS encoding virulence factor family protein — encoded protein: MSRTTRRLGGLLLVVALAAGAVGWWSMRAVPHLQTVQIQGNSAQLLSQGDARQRVLLLAPADQALDETTLRRFAEVGDLRLLQLPFSPGDCKAQQQLISLASEELSGAPTLVAGIGPAAASAWRWLAAQQSDEAQALSVGFDLAKPDCAEPLPNKAEHGHWIALWNDNPGDDNARFLREQSNGEPRIGALSTPLPTLLADQLQRLLASQGAAMPVIEHPSAQPAETLTLFYSGDGGWRDLDRASAEHMAAAGYPVVGIDTLRYYWQHKSPEQSAADLSRLMQQYRDKWHVQRFVLAGYSFGADVLPAIYNRLPAIDQQQIDAMLLLAFARSGSFEIAVSGWLGKDGAEAPTSPELRKVPAAKVYCIYGSEETAESGCTEAGAPGEHLMIKGGHHFDGDYAALAQKMLAAIKARQPR
- a CDS encoding PilZ domain-containing protein — translated: MPNQRQQVRTPMKCRIKISHPSFGELLAQTRDLSDSGVYVKHPDMASLSVGTEVIGQVQDLPFPAPVLKMEVMRVDAEGAGLRFLGEA
- the glyQ gene encoding glycine--tRNA ligase subunit alpha, encoding MSQTKPAVRTFQDLILALQNYWAEQGCVVLQPYDMEVGAGTFHTATFLRAVGPETWNAAYVQPSRRPTDGRYGENPNRLQHYYQFQVVLKPNPENFQELYLGSLKAIGLDPEVHDIRFVEDNWESPTLGAWGLGWEIWLNGMEVTQFTYFQQVGGIECYPVTGEITYGLERLAMYLQGVDSVYDLIWTDGPFGTVTYGDVFHQNEVEQSTYNFEHANVEKLFELFDFYESEANRLIELELPLPTYEMVLKASHTFNLLDARRAISVTARQQYILRVRTLARAVAQSYLQARAKLGFPMATPELRDEVLAKLEAQA
- the mprF gene encoding bifunctional lysylphosphatidylglycerol flippase/synthetase MprF, which translates into the protein MSRAVSELPVQGADAPDLLPPSQPGWLQRNRQLIGLGLSLLLFGLALVACWHLVREINPDQVRESLAAVPPQALLAALLATVLGFLVMLAYEWSASRYAGVDLPPPTLALGGFCAFAIGNAVGLSALSGGSVRYRLYGRNGLSAGDVARMSLFASLSLGVSLPILAALAALFDLEDASAALHLSEPVLAALAVAILVAATAVVLLVSRKRLAECPAPGCWQVDLGRFSLRLPGLRMSLTQLLISSLDVLIAASVLYLLLPEAPPFSSFVLVYMLALAAGVLSHVPGGVGVFEAVLLAAFSSRIDPAGLVAAMLLYRLLYVVLPLVAAGLLLLAAEARRLWFPRQVARVASGMAVPLLALLVFCAGMVLLFSGVTPTVDEHLEALGFLMPPQLIAASHLAASLVGTLCLLLAQGLRRRLSAAWALTLVLLCLGVVLSLLKGFDWPEALALAAIAGLLALFRREFYRRSRLMDVPASGLALAATAGVIAASVWLLLFVYQDVAYSHQLWWQFELDANAPRGLRAALGSALVLLAVGLTWLLRATPPSISLPDSEALLRARAIVQASRQPEGSLALSGDKALLFHPDGEAFLMYALRGRSLVALFDPIGPAAARAELIWQFRDLCDRHHARPVFYQVRAENLPGYIDIGLTALKLGEEALVDLKTFDLASNGKEMKALRYTWNRGQRDGLSLEFHAPGQVPMAELQAISDAWLQGKNVREKGFSLGRFSPEYLAHFRVVVVRFEGRAVAFANLLECKTRAVASLDLMRVLPDAPKSTMEFLMLGLIQQFQSEGYARFSLGMVPLAGLQTRKGAPLPLRLGALVFDRGENFYNFQGLRRFKDKFLPQWEPRYLAVPAGLDPWVALADTATLIAGGLGGLVRR
- the glyS gene encoding glycine--tRNA ligase subunit beta yields the protein MSAQDFLVELGTEELPPKALKSLGEAFLAGIEKGLKAAGLGYAASRVYAAPRRLAVLVEQLEEQQADRSMNLDGPPIQAAFDADGNPTQAALGFARKCGVDIAEIDRSGAKLRFAQHIPGQPAVNLLPTIVQDSLNDLPIPKRMRWAARRDEFVRPTQWLVMLFGDAVVDCEILAQKAGRVSRGHRFHANRDVRISSPANYAEDLRSAYVLADFAERRELISRRVDELAAAEQGTAIVPPALLDEVTALVEWPVPLVCSFEERFLEVPQEALISTMQDNQKYFCLLDANGKLLPRFITVANVESKDPAQIVSGNEKVVRPRLTDAEFFFKQDKKQKLEGFNQRLANVVFQAQLGSVFEKAQRVSALAGFIAREVGGDAQRAARAGLLSKCDLATEMVGEFPEMQGIAGYYYALNDGEPQDVALALNEQYMPRGAGAELPSTLTGAAVAVADKLDTLVGIFGIGMLPTGSKDPYALRRAALGVLRILIEKGLDLDLATTVDFAVAQYAGKIKTDGLAAQVLEFIFDRLRARYEDEGIEVAVYQAVRAVGPTSPLDFDQRVQAVQAFRKLPQAAALAAANKRVSNLLSKAEGGVAAQVEAHYFDNPSEFALHAAIQQADQAVQPLAAARQYNEALAKLAGLREPVDAFFEAVLVNAEDARVRANRYALLARLRGLFLGVADISVLG